The following are from one region of the Stigmatella ashevillena genome:
- a CDS encoding S1 family peptidase — protein sequence MNAPPLLHAAVMLCFMAASACGVPTEPLFSVERQAITGGVPELGSPAVGAIVPISPLCGEPDEASPVSCTGTLIAPRVVLTAAHCIENLDYPRSLSVVFTPDTARALPSERVRTLSGRMHPGWLPGVNDIGALVLTADAPVTPVPLSGWALPENVVGQTARVVGFGLDDQGMTGHRRSGTAQVTSTEAGTFSIVAAPGMSCGGDSGGPVFLEADGTEHLAGITSFGNLSCTTGTNTRIDAHTAFIQEFLEDAARAPPAQAPLDPSVDACTMHCQEHADCPLGMACVPHPLGKKSCAVAGLEAGRFGPTCTESEDGHLCVKAGAGCQLWLPCVVEADEGGCSTSGGQETLEGLLLSMLALAARRHLHRGRPPVRRAYPAPSAQT from the coding sequence GTGAACGCGCCTCCCCTGCTCCACGCTGCCGTCATGCTGTGCTTCATGGCGGCAAGTGCGTGCGGAGTGCCGACCGAGCCCCTCTTCTCGGTGGAACGGCAAGCGATCACCGGAGGCGTGCCCGAGCTGGGCTCGCCTGCGGTGGGCGCGATTGTCCCCATTTCGCCGCTCTGTGGTGAGCCGGACGAGGCGTCACCGGTTTCCTGCACGGGAACGCTGATCGCCCCCCGAGTCGTCCTGACCGCGGCGCACTGCATCGAGAACCTCGATTACCCACGGTCGCTCTCGGTGGTGTTCACACCCGACACCGCACGGGCGCTCCCCTCCGAGCGAGTGCGCACCCTCTCAGGCCGGATGCACCCTGGATGGCTCCCGGGAGTGAATGACATTGGTGCGCTCGTTCTGACAGCGGACGCCCCCGTCACACCGGTACCCCTGTCCGGGTGGGCACTCCCAGAAAACGTGGTGGGACAAACCGCTCGGGTGGTGGGGTTCGGCCTCGATGACCAAGGCATGACCGGCCACCGGCGAAGTGGGACCGCCCAGGTGACCTCGACCGAGGCAGGAACCTTCTCCATCGTGGCCGCTCCCGGCATGTCGTGCGGTGGCGACAGCGGCGGACCCGTGTTCCTGGAAGCCGACGGCACCGAGCACCTCGCGGGGATTACCTCCTTCGGCAACCTCTCTTGCACGACGGGCACCAACACGCGCATTGATGCGCACACGGCCTTCATCCAAGAATTCCTTGAGGATGCGGCCCGCGCGCCTCCCGCCCAAGCCCCCCTCGACCCTTCGGTGGACGCATGCACGATGCATTGCCAGGAGCACGCCGATTGTCCCCTCGGAATGGCCTGCGTTCCGCATCCTTTGGGGAAGAAGAGCTGTGCGGTGGCAGGCCTGGAGGCCGGCCGCTTCGGCCCCACCTGCACCGAGTCCGAGGATGGGCACCTCTGCGTGAAAGCGGGCGCAGGATGCCAGTTGTGGCTGCCTTGTGTGGTGGAGGCAGATGAAGGCGGCTGCTCAACTTCGGGAGGACAAGAAACCCTCGAAGGGCTGCTCCTCTCGATGCTCGCGCTGGCCGCGCGGCGGCACCTTCATCGAGGGAGGCCACCCGTTCGACGTGCCTACCCGGCTCCGAGCGCACAGACGTAG
- a CDS encoding alkaline phosphatase PhoX translates to MHRRHLLHLALLGGGSLALGPAFWRNAYAAPMKPGKSPYGTLSATPDAQGVLLPKGFTSRIIGRTGEEVPGTRYVWHPAPDGGACFPLPGGGWVLVSNSEADPGGASAVRFNAKGAIQDAYRILQGTDTNCAGGSTPWGTWLSCEETGRGRVWECDPFRPSQGEARPALGAFMHEAVAVDPVGQRLYLTEDMPDGRLYRFTPAKWPSLESGTLEAAHVAGDPLVEATVTWVKVKPDAPASDQDTADLSSEFSGGEGCWYDSGTVYFTTKYDNRVWALTVATGRLEVLYEAARYPQSPLSGVDNVVVSRAKELFVCEDGDDMQVCVLTPNLGVAPFLQVMGHKGSEIAGAAFSPDGSRFYFSSQRGVAGRGVTYEVTGPFRNSGLTGARPGGPEQAAPAPLR, encoded by the coding sequence ATGCACCGTCGCCACCTGCTCCATCTCGCACTCCTGGGAGGAGGCTCGCTTGCCCTGGGGCCAGCCTTCTGGCGCAACGCTTACGCCGCGCCCATGAAGCCTGGAAAGAGTCCCTACGGGACGCTCTCGGCCACCCCCGACGCGCAGGGGGTGCTCCTGCCCAAGGGGTTTACCTCACGCATCATCGGGCGCACGGGAGAGGAGGTGCCTGGAACGCGCTACGTATGGCACCCCGCCCCGGATGGGGGGGCCTGCTTTCCTCTCCCCGGCGGCGGTTGGGTCCTCGTCTCCAACAGTGAGGCGGACCCCGGGGGAGCGTCCGCGGTGCGCTTCAATGCCAAGGGCGCCATCCAGGATGCCTACCGCATTCTTCAGGGGACCGATACCAACTGCGCTGGAGGTTCTACCCCTTGGGGGACCTGGCTGTCCTGTGAGGAGACGGGCCGTGGGCGTGTCTGGGAGTGTGATCCGTTTCGTCCCTCTCAAGGCGAAGCGCGCCCCGCGCTCGGGGCGTTCATGCATGAGGCTGTGGCGGTGGACCCCGTAGGCCAACGGCTCTACCTGACCGAGGACATGCCGGACGGACGGCTCTACCGTTTCACCCCGGCGAAGTGGCCCTCGCTGGAGTCCGGGACGTTGGAGGCTGCTCACGTCGCTGGGGATCCCCTGGTGGAAGCCACGGTGACGTGGGTCAAGGTGAAGCCGGACGCGCCCGCATCGGACCAGGACACCGCGGACCTCTCGAGTGAGTTCAGCGGGGGGGAGGGATGTTGGTACGACAGCGGCACCGTCTACTTCACCACGAAGTACGACAACCGGGTGTGGGCGCTCACCGTGGCCACAGGCCGCCTGGAGGTTCTCTATGAAGCGGCGCGTTATCCTCAGTCGCCGCTGTCTGGCGTGGACAACGTCGTCGTCTCGCGCGCGAAGGAACTTTTTGTCTGCGAGGATGGCGATGACATGCAGGTCTGTGTCCTCACCCCGAACCTGGGGGTGGCGCCCTTCCTTCAGGTGATGGGCCACAAGGGCTCGGAGATCGCCGGAGCGGCATTCAGCCCGGATGGGAGCCGGTTCTACTTCAGCTCCCAGCGCGGGGTGGCCGGGCGCGGAGTCACCTACGAAGTGACGGGCCCCTTCCGCAACTCAGGACTTACGGGCGCTCGCCCAGGGGGCCCTGAACAAGCTGCTCCAGCTCCGCTTCGGTGA
- a CDS encoding toxin-antitoxin system YwqK family antitoxin gives MSYFETGVKQLEGEYRGGFKQGLWTLYYEEGQKNREELHTSGSSEVKWTAWRSDGQVWAEGVLVGQRAQGPYSEWHPNGVLAAQGLYEEGKQTGPWSYWNTQGQPSGDPQGDFAKE, from the coding sequence GTGAGCTACTTCGAGACGGGCGTGAAGCAGCTCGAAGGCGAATACCGGGGCGGCTTCAAGCAGGGCTTGTGGACCCTCTACTACGAGGAAGGCCAAAAGAACCGCGAGGAACTCCACACCAGCGGTTCGAGCGAGGTGAAGTGGACGGCCTGGCGCTCCGACGGACAGGTCTGGGCGGAGGGGGTCCTCGTCGGGCAGCGCGCGCAGGGCCCGTACTCTGAGTGGCATCCGAACGGAGTGCTGGCCGCTCAGGGCCTCTATGAAGAGGGCAAGCAGACAGGACCGTGGAGCTATTGGAACACCCAGGGCCAGCCCTCGGGCGATCCACAGGGTGACTTCGCGAAGGAGTAA
- a CDS encoding TfuA-like protein gives MKLVVFTGPTLSAEEARKELDALYLPPVAQGEVYRAALERPWAIGIIDGYFERVPSVWHKEILWAMSQGIHVFGSASMGALRAAELAAFGMEGVGAIYEDFQRGTLQDDDEVAVTQGTEEEGHRALSEAMVDIRATLRRAEEEAVISSPVGTRLERIAKSLFFAERVYPRILAAATREGLPEEELAAFREWVFHGRVNLKRADALAMLRVMRERREVAPGPKQVHFSFEHTDAWEALRREAAKLPSGPVPEEGIPREALLEELRLEGCYATVSRLALARALALDEARRQGLHHDDESLLRTEHALREALGVTDPNRFRQWLEENGVEDFQRLLRDEAGVHWIQGMFAPELEQSLPDHLRITGKYVGLLARARNKQRVLREQGLDALTLETARTPPGEPWRWYFGTRLRRSIPADLEDYARTAGFEDAQALEVAVLRDWLYVCALGAG, from the coding sequence GTGAAACTCGTCGTGTTCACGGGACCGACCCTGTCCGCCGAGGAGGCCCGGAAGGAACTGGATGCCCTCTACCTGCCCCCCGTGGCGCAAGGAGAGGTGTACCGGGCAGCGCTGGAGCGGCCGTGGGCCATTGGCATCATCGATGGATACTTCGAGCGGGTTCCGTCTGTCTGGCACAAGGAGATTCTCTGGGCGATGTCTCAGGGGATTCACGTCTTCGGCAGCGCCAGCATGGGCGCGCTGCGGGCCGCGGAGCTGGCGGCGTTCGGGATGGAGGGGGTGGGTGCCATCTACGAGGATTTCCAGCGCGGAACGTTGCAGGACGATGACGAGGTGGCGGTGACGCAGGGGACCGAGGAAGAAGGCCATCGGGCCCTCTCCGAGGCGATGGTGGACATCCGGGCCACGCTGCGGCGCGCGGAGGAAGAGGCCGTTATTTCCTCCCCGGTGGGTACGAGACTGGAGCGGATCGCGAAGAGCCTGTTCTTCGCCGAGCGGGTGTATCCGCGCATTTTGGCCGCCGCCACCCGGGAAGGGTTACCGGAAGAGGAGCTGGCAGCGTTTCGTGAGTGGGTGTTCCACGGGCGGGTCAACCTGAAGCGGGCAGACGCGCTCGCCATGCTGCGGGTCATGCGCGAGCGGAGGGAGGTTGCTCCGGGGCCCAAGCAGGTGCATTTCTCGTTCGAGCACACCGATGCCTGGGAGGCGCTGAGGCGTGAGGCGGCGAAGCTGCCGTCGGGCCCAGTCCCCGAGGAAGGGATACCGCGAGAGGCCTTGCTGGAGGAACTGCGGCTCGAGGGTTGCTATGCGACGGTGTCCCGTCTGGCGCTGGCGCGAGCGCTCGCGCTGGACGAGGCCCGGCGGCAAGGGCTTCACCATGATGATGAGTCACTGTTGCGGACAGAGCATGCGTTGCGTGAGGCGCTTGGAGTAACAGATCCAAACAGGTTCCGGCAGTGGCTGGAAGAGAACGGGGTGGAAGACTTTCAGCGGTTGCTGCGTGACGAGGCAGGGGTGCATTGGATCCAAGGCATGTTCGCGCCAGAGTTGGAGCAAAGCCTGCCGGATCATCTGCGAATCACGGGGAAGTACGTCGGCCTTCTGGCCCGCGCGAGGAACAAGCAACGCGTTCTTCGGGAGCAAGGACTGGATGCGCTGACGCTGGAAACCGCAAGAACGCCTCCGGGAGAGCCATGGCGCTGGTACTTCGGCACCCGGTTGCGCCGGTCCATCCCGGCGGACCTGGAGGATTATGCTCGCACCGCGGGATTCGAGGACGCCCAGGCGCTGGAGGTGGCAGTGTTGAGGGATTGGCTCTACGTCTGTGCGCTCGGAGCCGGGTAG
- a CDS encoding glycosyltransferase, which yields MHILECYLECGGFDYSFIKGGISVYTWNLASAFRNEGHQVSVLTAAHGRLDYLQKNYPVEELPYRRRYKLPLQLDPRVWRDFEPRQELELETRAYRIRHQGVDLYFLCNDMLDRYSDTFYPPYESKGKDLGFFKPLVFQMDMVLFIREFFADEKLLIHAHEPFYQYLLPLAFRDDASKRMVSTVQSNMPVNKKVYRPELQALLDFLDVRVDLTPFNDAPQTDAFGRCLNGYLPETHLHYPYQDDYIAFYPLLLEYSDAVDFLSEGHLEFYRNFEGTAFKAMFRRLRVAEVTQRNEQKMFVGWCAISDRWHQTDFSQYRREEVLGGLGLRPELPTFFHNARYAVHHKGQNELVRAARKVLEAGAQCNFILRCLSGNGIPDPAYHSLAQDFPAQVRLEWHNRPEEDLIAMAAAADFGLFPSKFEMDTFLIAQGEAMLAGCVPIASRQLGMKHWRHSRAFCANPEQVTGLDVIRSFLANDETLVDSLVHALQEALSLYQDRPRYEQLSQRARARAQEFTWRMSAQAHLKIMERIWKEPRVTSSGSAQPPSAPAAAKTWNAAIHTEGELLGLRRREPTSPGLPTLADTVSAAGQKLQYRLDGARQVESFLEGEGGRFERTLLTRSGDTFEALLPAAAQRRPLFLLVTLADGSQFWDGAVHE from the coding sequence ATGCACATCCTCGAGTGCTATCTGGAATGCGGCGGCTTTGATTACAGCTTCATCAAGGGCGGCATCTCCGTCTACACCTGGAACCTGGCCAGCGCCTTTCGCAACGAGGGCCACCAGGTCTCCGTCCTCACGGCCGCGCACGGCCGTCTCGACTACCTCCAGAAAAACTATCCCGTGGAGGAGCTGCCCTACCGGCGGCGCTACAAGCTGCCCCTCCAGCTCGATCCGCGCGTGTGGCGCGATTTCGAGCCCCGGCAGGAGCTGGAACTGGAGACGCGGGCCTACCGGATCCGCCACCAGGGCGTAGACCTCTACTTCCTGTGCAATGACATGCTGGACCGCTACAGCGACACCTTCTACCCGCCCTACGAAAGCAAGGGGAAGGATCTCGGCTTCTTCAAGCCGCTGGTGTTCCAGATGGACATGGTGCTGTTCATCCGCGAGTTCTTCGCGGATGAGAAGCTGCTCATCCACGCCCACGAGCCCTTCTACCAGTACCTGCTGCCGCTCGCTTTCCGGGATGACGCCTCCAAGCGCATGGTGAGCACCGTGCAGAGCAACATGCCGGTCAACAAGAAGGTGTACCGGCCCGAGCTGCAGGCGTTGCTGGACTTCCTGGACGTCCGCGTCGACCTGACCCCCTTCAACGACGCGCCGCAGACCGATGCTTTCGGCCGCTGCCTGAATGGGTACCTGCCCGAGACCCACCTGCACTATCCCTACCAGGACGACTACATCGCCTTCTATCCGTTGCTGCTCGAGTACAGCGATGCCGTCGACTTCCTGTCCGAAGGCCACCTGGAGTTCTACCGGAACTTCGAGGGGACTGCCTTCAAGGCCATGTTCCGCCGTCTGCGCGTGGCCGAAGTGACGCAGCGGAATGAGCAGAAGATGTTCGTGGGTTGGTGCGCCATCAGCGACCGCTGGCACCAGACGGACTTCAGCCAATACCGGCGGGAAGAAGTCCTGGGTGGGCTGGGGCTCCGGCCAGAGCTTCCCACGTTCTTCCACAACGCCCGCTACGCCGTGCACCACAAGGGGCAGAACGAACTCGTGCGCGCCGCGCGCAAGGTGCTTGAAGCCGGCGCGCAGTGCAACTTCATCCTCCGCTGCCTGTCGGGCAATGGCATTCCGGATCCGGCCTATCACTCCCTGGCGCAGGACTTCCCGGCGCAGGTCCGCCTGGAGTGGCACAACCGGCCCGAGGAGGATCTGATCGCCATGGCGGCGGCGGCGGATTTCGGCCTTTTCCCCTCCAAGTTCGAGATGGATACCTTCCTCATCGCGCAAGGTGAGGCCATGCTGGCGGGCTGCGTCCCCATCGCCAGCCGACAGCTCGGCATGAAACATTGGCGGCACAGCCGCGCCTTCTGTGCCAATCCAGAGCAAGTCACAGGACTGGATGTGATTCGCTCCTTCCTGGCCAATGACGAGACTTTGGTGGACTCCCTTGTCCATGCGTTGCAGGAGGCACTGTCGCTGTACCAGGATCGTCCCCGCTATGAGCAACTCTCCCAGCGCGCCCGGGCCCGGGCCCAGGAGTTCACCTGGCGAATGAGCGCTCAAGCCCACCTCAAGATCATGGAGCGGATCTGGAAAGAGCCTCGGGTCACGAGCTCTGGCTCCGCCCAGCCCCCGTCCGCGCCAGCGGCCGCGAAGACATGGAACGCTGCGATCCATACCGAGGGAGAGCTGCTGGGGCTGCGCCGACGCGAGCCCACGTCGCCAGGGCTTCCCACGCTGGCCGATACGGTCTCGGCGGCTGGGCAAAAGCTCCAGTATCGTCTAGATGGAGCCAGGCAGGTCGAGTCCTTCCTCGAAGGAGAAGGGGGACGCTTCGAACGGACCCTGCTCACCCGTTCGGGGGACACGTTCGAAGCGCTCCTGCCCGCAGCGGCTCAGCGAAGGCCACTGTTCCTGCTGGTCACCTTGGCCGATGGCAGCCAGTTCTGGGATGGAGCGGTCCATGAATGA
- a CDS encoding carbohydrate kinase family protein, which translates to MGQHILVAGIVALEMTYRIDAFPLQYDPVRYPFFSLGSSVSGGAYNVARALSTLGDDVRCATLLGRDAAGGLVRHTFALEGLSQDFALESLVDTPHSLILYDREGRRQIHIDLKDVQEQTYPEEHFVQALRGCRLAAVGNANFCRPLLRLAREAGVTIATDVQTVSQLEDPYNQDFMRAADILFMSHERLPVAPSEWIRQVRERYGTGIIVVGMGEEGALLSVRGDPAPLHVPALRGLPVVSTVGAGDALFACFLHAYAQSNDPYQALRKAVAFAAFKIGTAAGASGFLTEAELEQLVQGPLGERP; encoded by the coding sequence ATGGGTCAGCACATCCTGGTCGCGGGAATCGTGGCATTGGAGATGACCTACCGGATCGACGCCTTCCCCCTTCAGTATGATCCGGTCCGCTACCCCTTCTTCTCCCTCGGAAGCAGCGTGTCGGGCGGTGCGTACAATGTCGCCCGAGCGCTCAGCACGCTGGGAGACGACGTGCGGTGCGCCACACTGCTGGGGCGGGACGCCGCCGGGGGGCTGGTGCGCCACACGTTCGCCCTGGAGGGGCTTTCCCAGGACTTCGCCCTGGAGTCTCTGGTGGATACCCCTCACTCCCTCATCCTCTATGACCGGGAGGGGCGTCGGCAGATCCACATCGACCTGAAGGACGTCCAGGAGCAAACGTACCCAGAAGAGCACTTCGTACAAGCCTTGCGGGGATGCAGGCTCGCGGCCGTGGGCAACGCCAACTTCTGCCGCCCCCTGCTCCGCCTCGCCCGGGAAGCAGGCGTAACCATTGCCACAGACGTGCAGACCGTCTCCCAGTTAGAGGATCCCTACAACCAGGACTTCATGCGCGCCGCGGACATTCTCTTCATGAGCCATGAGCGGCTGCCGGTGGCTCCCTCGGAGTGGATCCGCCAAGTGAGGGAGCGCTACGGAACCGGCATCATCGTCGTGGGCATGGGCGAGGAAGGCGCGCTGCTCTCGGTTCGTGGAGACCCAGCCCCACTCCATGTTCCCGCCTTGCGAGGCTTGCCCGTGGTCAGCACCGTGGGGGCGGGGGACGCGCTCTTCGCCTGCTTTCTCCACGCGTATGCCCAGTCGAATGATCCCTACCAGGCCCTTCGCAAGGCTGTTGCCTTCGCCGCCTTCAAGATTGGTACGGCAGCGGGGGCCAGTGGATTCCTCACCGAAGCGGAGCTGGAGCAGCTTGTTCAGGGCCCCCTGGGCGAGCGCCCGTAA
- a CDS encoding peroxiredoxin family protein, translating to MSMPKIPLKLLDPEGGWVNAPVHVSELDGQPILLHFWSMNCRDCAAQFAEVKHWIDEYGPRGLRIIGVDVTNSDEELSNTNAVEAFARQHELSCPIAVDDGSMAKVYRVTKHPSFLLFNADGWLRHHLSGPDAMPKVRSLLAGLMQTGASAEASPAP from the coding sequence ATGTCCATGCCCAAGATTCCCCTCAAGCTGCTGGATCCAGAAGGAGGCTGGGTCAATGCCCCCGTCCATGTCTCCGAGCTTGATGGGCAACCCATCCTCCTCCACTTCTGGTCCATGAACTGCCGTGACTGTGCCGCACAGTTCGCCGAGGTGAAGCACTGGATTGACGAATACGGCCCCCGGGGACTGAGAATCATTGGGGTCGACGTCACGAATTCGGACGAGGAGCTGAGCAACACCAACGCCGTGGAGGCCTTCGCGCGTCAGCATGAGTTGAGCTGCCCCATCGCGGTGGACGATGGCTCCATGGCCAAGGTCTACCGCGTCACCAAGCATCCATCGTTCCTCCTCTTCAACGCAGATGGTTGGTTGCGGCACCACCTCTCGGGTCCAGACGCGATGCCCAAAGTGCGGTCCCTGCTGGCGGGCCTCATGCAGACAGGGGCTTCGGCCGAGGCCTCACCGGCCCCCTGA
- a CDS encoding sugar phosphate nucleotidyltransferase codes for MNDLRAVLLAGGYGKRMGRLGATRVKPVIPFGTRCHLMDFSLHNAQRSGLDEVLLMSRYNEQQLHTYLRETWHSRIPIHFGPFNALHRQPAEQVYREVQRAEEKGTADALIQNRPYIDTPPYRHTLVLHSDHVYLFDYRDMYRFHLEQRAALTIGFQQIPLEFVSLFGMVEVDAGMNLRAFVEKPPQPTSDKVFTAVCLFQNEILYRYLDAFQGTSWQHDISRDVIPQMLAQGEIIKCYPFPDYWEDIGTAHRYHRAHMNLLEGIGVPLEDMPRVLPGGERCVLTETGRVRRSIVPPALGEGPAHIEHSVIFAGATLGEGAHIENSVILPGSRVAAGVHVKNSIVCTNEVIESDFIGRLE; via the coding sequence ATGAATGACCTGCGAGCCGTCTTGCTGGCCGGCGGATACGGCAAACGCATGGGACGACTCGGGGCCACCCGGGTCAAACCGGTCATCCCGTTCGGAACCCGCTGCCACCTGATGGACTTCAGCCTGCACAACGCCCAACGCTCAGGGCTCGACGAAGTCCTGCTGATGTCCCGCTACAACGAGCAGCAACTTCACACCTACCTGCGCGAGACGTGGCACTCCCGGATCCCCATCCACTTCGGTCCGTTCAACGCGCTGCACCGCCAGCCCGCGGAGCAGGTGTACCGGGAGGTGCAACGCGCCGAGGAGAAGGGCACGGCGGATGCCCTCATCCAGAATCGGCCCTACATCGACACCCCGCCCTACCGCCATACCCTCGTCCTGCACTCGGACCATGTCTACCTCTTCGATTATCGGGACATGTACCGCTTCCACCTCGAGCAGCGCGCGGCGCTGACCATCGGGTTCCAGCAGATTCCCCTGGAGTTCGTCTCGCTGTTCGGCATGGTCGAGGTCGACGCAGGGATGAACCTGCGGGCTTTCGTGGAGAAGCCGCCCCAACCCACCTCGGACAAGGTCTTCACCGCGGTGTGCCTCTTCCAGAATGAGATCCTCTACCGCTATCTGGATGCCTTTCAAGGCACATCCTGGCAGCACGACATCAGCCGCGACGTGATTCCACAGATGCTGGCCCAAGGAGAGATCATCAAGTGCTATCCCTTCCCGGACTACTGGGAGGACATTGGCACAGCGCACCGCTACCACCGGGCCCACATGAACCTGCTGGAGGGAATTGGCGTCCCCTTGGAGGACATGCCGCGCGTCCTGCCCGGGGGCGAGCGATGCGTGCTCACGGAGACGGGGCGGGTACGCCGGTCCATCGTGCCCCCGGCGCTCGGGGAAGGCCCTGCGCACATCGAACACTCGGTCATCTTCGCGGGGGCCACCCTCGGCGAGGGGGCTCACATCGAGAACAGCGTCATCCTCCCCGGCAGCCGGGTTGCCGCTGGAGTGCATGTCAAGAACTCCATCGTTTGTACCAACGAAGTGATTGAGTCGGACTTCATTGGCCGCCTGGAATGA
- a CDS encoding ROK family protein, giving the protein MARYVVIDIGGTNLRSAVFDSTNQELLDVGRGPVENFLNNPGVPPEQLFDKLIQQVLGHIRAHAGRHPIAGVGISFPGPVNERGEVHSAPTLWGTTLRSVPLGERLQREFDIPVAVMNDISAAVFRYQPWFNEDFGVITISSGIGNKVFAGGRMLLNKQGLGGELGHHQVVEGDNALPCDCGGHGHLGAIASGRGTERLARLWARREPTRFRDSALWRLTNGEPERIDTHAVVSSILEGDALAGDVLAFGQAHLASCLAMLYNAIGVKRFVLIGGFCMALGERYLEGMHAQLARCDLFCLSETERQAMVCLGQNDDDHSLYGLGYYFLQSSQAGSRAA; this is encoded by the coding sequence ATGGCTCGCTACGTGGTGATCGACATTGGAGGGACCAACCTCCGGAGCGCCGTCTTCGACAGCACCAACCAGGAGCTGCTCGATGTGGGCCGTGGGCCCGTGGAAAACTTTCTCAACAACCCCGGAGTGCCTCCTGAGCAGCTCTTCGACAAGCTGATCCAGCAGGTGCTCGGCCACATCCGCGCCCACGCCGGGCGCCACCCCATTGCCGGCGTCGGTATCTCGTTCCCCGGCCCGGTCAATGAGCGGGGCGAGGTGCACAGTGCCCCCACGCTGTGGGGCACCACCCTGCGAAGCGTTCCGCTGGGTGAGCGACTCCAGAGGGAATTCGACATTCCCGTGGCCGTCATGAACGACATCTCCGCGGCCGTGTTCCGCTACCAGCCCTGGTTCAACGAAGACTTCGGCGTCATCACCATCAGCTCGGGCATCGGCAACAAGGTGTTCGCGGGCGGCCGGATGCTGCTCAACAAACAGGGCCTGGGGGGCGAGCTGGGCCATCACCAGGTGGTGGAGGGAGACAACGCCCTGCCCTGCGACTGCGGAGGCCACGGCCATCTGGGGGCAATTGCCTCCGGCCGGGGCACCGAACGGCTGGCGCGGCTCTGGGCCCGCCGGGAGCCGACCCGCTTCCGGGACTCCGCGTTGTGGCGCCTCACGAATGGGGAGCCCGAGCGCATCGATACTCATGCGGTGGTGTCCTCGATCCTAGAGGGGGATGCACTGGCGGGCGACGTGCTGGCCTTCGGCCAGGCGCACCTCGCCTCTTGCCTGGCCATGCTCTACAACGCCATTGGCGTGAAGCGCTTCGTCCTGATTGGTGGCTTCTGCATGGCGCTGGGCGAGCGCTACCTGGAAGGGATGCATGCCCAGCTTGCCCGGTGTGACTTGTTCTGCCTGTCCGAGACGGAGCGGCAAGCCATGGTCTGCCTGGGCCAGAATGATGACGACCACAGCCTCTATGGCCTCGGCTATTACTTCCTTCAGTCCTCTCAGGCAGGCTCCCGGGCAGCCTGA